Proteins encoded by one window of Candidatus Paceibacterota bacterium:
- a CDS encoding DUF305 domain-containing protein codes for MDTKSLGIGVVIGIILGITISPVVLGNSRYGGMMGSKNTSVGNNIDQHFIEQMIPHHDDAIVMANIALTKAEHQEIKTLSQNIITSQSAEIAEMKEWYKNWFGKNVPDVSGMTMGHDMHGGNNMMGMGMMGNETDTEAVKNAKPFDKAFIEEMIPHHQMAVMMAQMLLRTTDRSEMKKLAEDIISAQTKEINQMREWYKTWYSR; via the coding sequence ATGGATACAAAATCATTGGGAATAGGGGTTGTTATTGGGATAATTTTAGGGATCACTATCTCTCCAGTTGTGTTAGGTAATTCTCGATATGGAGGAATGATGGGGAGTAAAAATACTAGTGTTGGGAATAATATCGATCAGCATTTTATTGAACAGATGATTCCACATCATGATGATGCTATTGTGATGGCAAATATTGCTTTAACAAAGGCCGAGCATCAGGAAATCAAAACTTTGTCTCAAAATATCATTACTTCACAAAGTGCTGAAATTGCCGAAATGAAGGAGTGGTATAAGAACTGGTTTGGCAAAAATGTGCCAGATGTGAGTGGGATGACTATGGGGCACGATATGCACGGCGGAAATAATATGATGGGTATGGGTATGATGGGGAATGAGACTGATACAGAAGCAGTTAAAAATGCGAAACCGTTCGACAAAGCATTTATTGAAGAAATGATCCCTCACCATCAGATGGCAGTTATGATGGCACAGATGCTTCTCCGAACTACCGATAGATCAGAAATGAAGAAGCTTGCAGAAGATATTATTTCTGCCCAGACAAAGGAAATAAACCAGATGCGTGAATGGTACAAAACTTGGTATAGTCGGTAA
- a CDS encoding nucleotidyltransferase domain-containing protein: MQTLENLIKNLKNQEEIDAVLLVGSKASGEEKEYSDIDLAVIFKENKEKLFSLFQFIDNRPADIFFYDIPLLQKLFTDKVIPANTMDGVLVSWLPKGKIQFDKSDTLTSFKEKYDELREKLEVPPTEINRWDSLINSAYITNKRYFESNNPEYHQILEIKLLQDLYNIFMGYFEFRNIPWEGEKQMLRYLKEKDGQFYNSYRACIEAPNLEEKFNIYSELVKNVFYGDYGIWNKDAVRPFIKGPLEDKERNRLVEYWNNLIG, from the coding sequence ATGCAGACTCTAGAAAATCTAATTAAAAATCTTAAAAACCAAGAAGAGATAGACGCAGTTTTATTGGTGGGGTCAAAAGCTTCGGGGGAAGAAAAAGAATATAGTGATATTGATTTGGCTGTGATTTTTAAAGAAAATAAAGAAAAATTATTCTCACTTTTTCAGTTTATAGATAATAGACCTGCTGATATATTTTTCTACGATATACCTCTACTTCAAAAATTATTTACAGACAAGGTTATACCTGCCAATACTATGGATGGAGTTTTAGTTAGCTGGCTTCCAAAAGGCAAGATTCAATTTGATAAATCGGACACGTTAACTTCGTTTAAAGAAAAGTATGACGAGTTAAGAGAGAAACTAGAAGTTCCACCGACAGAAATAAATAGATGGGATTCATTAATCAATTCTGCTTACATAACCAATAAAAGATATTTTGAATCCAATAATCCAGAATATCACCAAATATTAGAAATTAAACTTCTTCAGGATTTATATAATATCTTTATGGGATATTTTGAATTTAGAAATATTCCTTGGGAAGGAGAGAAGCAGATGCTTAGATATTTAAAAGAGAAAGATGGGCAGTTTTACAATTCTTATAGAGCTTGTATCGAAGCTCCTAATTTAGAAGAAAAATTTAATATTTATTCTGAACTAGTGAAAAACGTCTTTTATGGAGATTACGGGATATGGAATAAAGATGCAGTTAGACCTTTTATAAAAGGACCTTTGGAGGACAAAGAAAGGAATCGTTTGGTTGAATATTGGAATAATTTGATTGGATAG
- a CDS encoding helix-turn-helix domain-containing protein has translation MAKFRERLKARLMRRKGISIIVIARNLRVSKSSVSDWCNDIVLTDRQIERLRKNQGISFSSGQRLGAQVNKNKKIKAIEMANDWGVKIVKNISKRELILISTALYWCEGSKTESTSSFVFVNSDPEMILVVKEFLTSALRVKPEDIVCRIQINIVHKNRVKKVLIFWKNLLKLDSGQIKKPYFVKTKVQKVYENHDNYQGVCRLIVKKSKFLKYKMLALIKALKVNILSA, from the coding sequence ATGGCAAAGTTTCGAGAAAGATTAAAAGCTCGTCTGATGAGAAGAAAAGGGATATCGATAATTGTGATTGCGAGGAATCTTCGAGTATCAAAAAGTTCTGTCAGTGATTGGTGTAACGATATTGTTTTGACAGATAGGCAAATTGAAAGATTAAGAAAAAACCAAGGAATATCTTTCTCTAGTGGTCAGAGATTGGGAGCTCAAGTAAATAAAAATAAAAAAATTAAGGCAATAGAGATGGCAAATGATTGGGGGGTTAAAATTGTTAAAAATATATCAAAACGAGAATTAATTTTGATTTCTACGGCTTTATATTGGTGTGAAGGTTCTAAGACTGAAAGCACCAGTAGCTTTGTTTTCGTTAATTCTGATCCTGAAATGATTTTAGTAGTGAAGGAGTTTTTAACTTCTGCTTTAAGAGTAAAACCGGAAGACATTGTTTGCAGGATACAAATAAATATAGTGCATAAAAATAGAGTTAAGAAAGTCTTGATTTTTTGGAAAAACTTGCTAAAGTTAGACAGCGGGCAGATCAAAAAGCCTTACTTTGTTAAGACAAAAGTGCAAAAAGTCTACGAAAACCACGATAATTATCAAGGTGTTTGTAGACTTATTGTAAAAAAAAGTAAATTCTTAAAATACAAGATGCTCGCACTTATAAAAGCACTTAAAGTTAATATCTTGTCGGCGTAG